In one window of Trachemys scripta elegans isolate TJP31775 chromosome 5, CAS_Tse_1.0, whole genome shotgun sequence DNA:
- the LOC117878031 gene encoding homeobox protein HMX2-like: MAGLPLGCESRRRVSPGAEPPPACLAFAIDSILKRKSRGGADSARSPRLRREPGRARCSRLDPEEQEEGPLEQQPRKRYRNPGKETCRMAADRAAGLGLRPGGEAGGGAGSPLPEELPRGPDPSHLEGGAAGARGSCSKKSSKLLAGASKKKTRTIFSKSQVFQLESAFDTKRYLSSAERAGLASALQLSETQVKIWFQNRRNKLKRQMSADLEGPAPGQAEPPGELLPQGAAAAASLAFPTLYKDSTFLRRCLLPLSFPLLYPGSTVPYLCFPNPGKYFSLLDGDV, from the exons ATGGCGGGGCTGCCGCTGGGCTGCGAGAGCCGCCGGAGGGTGAGCCCGGGCGCGGAGCCGCCCCCCGCCTGCCTGGCGTTCGCCATTGACAGCATCTTGAAGCGCAAGTCTCGCGGCGGCGCGGACTCGGCCAGGAGCCCCAGACTGCGGCGGGAGCCGGGCAGAGCCCGCTGCTCCCGGCTGGACccagaggagcaggaggaggggccTTTGGAACAGCAGCCCCGTAAACGCTACAGAAACCCGG GAAAGGAGACCTGCCGGATGGCCGCGGACcgggctgcaggactgggcctcaggCCCGGCGGTGaagcaggaggaggagcgggCTCCCCCCTGCCCGAGGAATTGCCCCGCGGCCCCGACCCCTCGCACCTGGAAGGAGGAGCCGCCGGGGCCCGCGGGAGCTGCAGCAAGAAAAGCAGCAAGCTACTGGCGGGGGCCAGCAAGAAGAAGACCCGCACCATCTTCTCCAAGAGCCAGGTTTTCCAGCTGGAGTCCGCCTTCGACACCAAGCGCTACCTGAGCAGCGCCGAGCGAGCCGGCCTGGCCAGCGCCCTGCAGCTCTCCGAGACCCAGGTGAAGATCTGGTTCCAGAACCGCCGCAATAAGCTCAAGAGACAAATGTCTGCGGACCTGGAGGGCCCCGCTCCGGGCCAGGCAGAGCCGCCTGGGGAACTGCTACCCCAGGGGGCGGCAGCTGCGGCTTCGCTCGCCTTCCCGACCCTGTACAAAGACAGCACTTTCCTCCGTCGTTGTTTACTGCCGCTGTCCTTCCCCCTGCTCTATCCGGGCAGCACCGTCCCGTACCTGTGTTTCCCAAATCCGGGCAAATATTTCAGCCTTTTGGATGGGgatgtataa